CTCGGGGACCAAAGAACAGACCGTCTCCGCGAGCACCGGCGGGAGCATATGAATCGTGTACGCCGGGAGGTAGACCGTGTTGCCGCGCTCGACGGCCTCTTCCCACATCTCCGAGTCGGGGTGGACGTAGTGGGTCACGTCGGCGATGTGGACCCACAGCGTGTACGTCTCCTCGTTCTCGCGGATGCTCAGGGCGTCGTCGAAGTCCTGGGCGTCGATCGGGTCGGTCGTCCACGTGGTCAGATCGCGGAGATCCTGTCGGTGATCGAGTTCGTCCTCGATCTCGGCTTGGATCCCCTCTGTCCGCGACTTCGCCTCCGAGCGCACCGCGGGCGGGAACTCGTCGCGGATCTCGAACTCCGCGAAGAGCTCCTCGCGCTTCTCCTGTAACTGCCGGGCGACGTCGATAGAGATCTCGACGGGGCCCTGCCCCTCGGCCGTCCCGGCCTGTGACTGCGCGTCGTTCGACATACCCTGGTCTTCTTGTGTGAGGTAGTTAGTCGTGTCGCACCCATACCGTGTGCAGAGCGAAAACTGGGCTGAGATTCTGAATGAGGGGACTTCGGAAGCCCGCTGGACGCTTCGCGTCCATCGACGTCCCGCTCGTTCCACTCGCGGGACTCCCGCCCGAGCGTTTTCTCGTCGGCGATTGCCCGCCGAGATTCGGCCGCCATCGCATCCCTGACCCCGGCCACCGTCGCATCCCCGAACGCGGCTGTCGTCGTCACATCGCCCGACTCGGCCGACGCAAACCGCATCGATTTAGCCTTCCCGCGCGGAAGCTCCGCCCGTGTTCCGCTCTCGCCTCCCTGCCGAGGTCCGCCGCGGCGTCCGCGACGTCGCGCCGCTGCTGGTCGGCATCGCTCCGTTCGGCCTCGTCGCGGGCGCGGCCGCCGTCGACGCCGGGCTGACGCCGCTGCAGGCCGTCGGCCTCTCGGTCGTCGTCTTCGCCGGCGCGTCGCAGCTGGCCGCGATCGACCTCTTCGGCAGCAACGCCGAACTGCTCGTGATCCTCCTCACGGGCGTCGTGATCAACCTCCGGATGCTGATGTACTCCGCCTCGATCGCGCCGCACTTCCGCTCGCTCCGCTCCGTCTGGAAGTCGATCTGCGCGTACGTCCTCACCGATCAGGCCTACGCGCTCTCGATCGCGCGCTACACCGACGCCGAGGCCGAACTCGACCCGGCGGAGCGCCGCCGCTACTACCTCGCGGTCGGCGGCTCCCTGTGGATCGTCTGGCAGTGCTGTACGATCCTGGGCATCGCCGTCGGCGCGCGCGTCCCCGACTCTTGGGGGCTGTCGTTCGCCGTCCCGCTCGTCTTCCTGAGCCTCTTGATCCCCGCGGTCACCTCGAAGCCGAAGGCGGTCGCCGCGCTCGTCGGCGGGAGCGTCGCCGTCGCGGGCGACGTGTTCGCCGTGCCGCTGGATCTGGGGCTCATCCTCGGCGGCCTCGCGGGCGTCGTCGCCGGCGTGCTCGCCGCGGAGTGGCTCTCGACCCCGAGCGGTGACTCCGACGTGGGAGGTGGCCACTGATGCCGACCGAGTACGGACCGCTGGCGGTCTGGAGCGTCGTGGTCGCGCTGGGACTCGCGACGTTCGGCATCCGCGCCTCCTTTATCCACCTGTTCGGCCGCGTCGACGACGTGCCCGACAGAGCGACGAACGCGCTCCGGTTCGTCCCGCCGGCGGTGTTCGCCGCCCTCGTCGCCCCCGCGTTCGTCGCTCCCGAGGGCGCGATCGCCGTCGTCGGCAACGAGCGCTTGCTCGCGGGTGTCGTCGCCGCCGGCGTCACCTGGTACCTCGACGACGTCTTCGCGACCATCGTCGCCGGGATGGCGACGCTGTGGTTGCTGCGGTTCGGAGTCTGACGGTCCTCGTGGGAGGCGGCGGCCGTCGCCCGGCGGGCGCGGGATAAACGCCGCCTGCGTGTGTCGGCGTTGAACGGGGAACAACCGACCGACGCCGGAACGGCTGTACATTTAATTCACCCCGGCGTCTCGTGGTCGTATGGAGTGGCGGGACGCGGAGACGACGTTCGACGACGACGTCCTCGACGAGACGACGCTGCCCCGGATGTTCGACGAGAGCGCCGCGCGGAATGCCGACGGCGTCGCTCAGCGGTACAAGGGCGGGATCTACGACCGTTCGCTCGTCGCCGAAGGCGTCGTTTCACCCGCGCCGGACGGCGACTACGCCGATCTGACGTACGCCGAGATGCGCGGCATCGTCCGCCGGCTCGCGGCCGGGTTCCGCGACCTCGGCGTCGATGCCGGCGACCGCGTCGGCATCCTCGCGAACACCCGGATGGAGTGGGCCCAGACCGACTTCGCGCTGCTCTCGGTCGGCGGCGTCGTCACCACGGTCTACACCTCCTCCTCGGAGTCACAGGTCGAGTACCTCCTCTCGGATCCCGGCGCGACCGGCGTGGTCGTCGAGAACGCCGATTTGCTCTCGAAGGTGCTCGCCGTCGAGGACGACCTCTCGCTGGAGTTCGTCGTCGTCCTCGACGAGATCCCCGACGGGAGCGGGATGGCCGGCGCGGTCCGCGACCGCGACGACGTCCACACGCTCGGCGAGGTCCACGCCCGCGGTGCCGACGGCTTCGACGCCGCCGACTTCGAGTCGTGGCTGGACGACCGCGACCTCGACGATCCGGCCTCGCTCATCTACACGTCGGGGACGACCGGTCGGCCGAAGGGCGTCGAACTGACCCACCGGAACTTCCGCGCGAACGTCGACGGCTGTTACCGGCGGTTCGGCCCCCGACCGGACAGAGAGCGGGGGGCCATCTCGCCCGAAGCGACGACGCTTTCGTTCCTCCCGCTCGCGCACGTCTTCGAGCGTCTCGCGGGACACTTCCTGATGTTCGCCGCCGGCGCGACCGTCGCCTACGCGGAGAGCCCCGACACGCTCCGCGAGGACTTCCGGGCCGTCCGGCCGACGGTGGGAACGTCGGTC
This portion of the Halobellus litoreus genome encodes:
- a CDS encoding AzlC family ABC transporter permease produces the protein MFRSRLPAEVRRGVRDVAPLLVGIAPFGLVAGAAAVDAGLTPLQAVGLSVVVFAGASQLAAIDLFGSNAELLVILLTGVVINLRMLMYSASIAPHFRSLRSVWKSICAYVLTDQAYALSIARYTDAEAELDPAERRRYYLAVGGSLWIVWQCCTILGIAVGARVPDSWGLSFAVPLVFLSLLIPAVTSKPKAVAALVGGSVAVAGDVFAVPLDLGLILGGLAGVVAGVLAAEWLSTPSGDSDVGGGH
- a CDS encoding AzlD domain-containing protein, translating into MPTEYGPLAVWSVVVALGLATFGIRASFIHLFGRVDDVPDRATNALRFVPPAVFAALVAPAFVAPEGAIAVVGNERLLAGVVAAGVTWYLDDVFATIVAGMATLWLLRFGV